One window of the Anoplolepis gracilipes chromosome 9, ASM4749672v1, whole genome shotgun sequence genome contains the following:
- the LOC140669620 gene encoding uncharacterized protein, translated as MCIVASRKNLQTLRGMQRRLAICVIRRYRTVAFEAACVVAGVLPWILTAGAYSNMYRMRVARREDPDPDVQRPLPPRVMARLRLQARRRKLAEWEEGLSNVRTGLRAVKAIRPVLIDWVDR; from the coding sequence ATGTGCATAGTGGCTAGCAGAAAGAATCTGCAGACCCTTAGGGGTATGCAGAGGAGGCTGGCCATCTGCGTTATACGGAGGTATAGGACGGTCGCTTTTGAGGCGGCGTGCGTGGTGGCCGGGGTCTTGCCCTGGATCCTCACGGCGGGGGCGTATTCCAATATGTATCGGATGCGCGTGGCCCGCCGGGAGGATCCGGACCCGGATGTACAAAGACCTCTGCCACCAAGAGTCATGGCGAGGCTCAGGCTCCAGGCTCGGCGGCGCAAGTTAGCCGAGTGGGAAGAGGGCCTGTCCAATGTCAGGACAGGCCTGCGCGCCGTCAAGGCTATCCGCCCAGTCTTAATTGACTGGGTGGACAGATGA